One genomic segment of Heptranchias perlo isolate sHepPer1 chromosome 3, sHepPer1.hap1, whole genome shotgun sequence includes these proteins:
- the kcnv1 gene encoding potassium voltage-gated channel subfamily V member 1 has translation MKSPNCSPWLVGQNEDNGSVFSLESSVFCSDEHLHKNHLNTFIINVGGSRFILSHETLLSHPETRLGKLATSEQDSVLELCDDANFVDNEYFFDRSSQTFKYIINYYKTGRLHVNEELCAMSFLQEIEYWGIDELNIDICCRDKYYRRKEINETLDIKRGTETIQNEEEDFSGVIFEKLRQKLWNMMEKPDSSKLAKIFGILSVAFVLISIANMALFSLEYTVLEPPLLNAVEYICITWFSAEYLLRFLCVKNKCKFLRSLVNIIDLIAVIPFYITLLVEQLYGGFTELENVGKVVQILRLMRSLRMLKLGRHSTGLKSLGMTVTLCYEEVGLLLLFLSVGISIFSTVEYAVEHTVPETTFSSVPCAWWWATTSMTTVGYGDIRPETTIGKIIAFLCILTGILVLSLPIAIINDRFSSCYFTLKMKDAALRHRDALKKLTKNSAFDSVVNVNLRDIYARSIMEMLRIKNRERASTRSSAGDDMW, from the exons ATGAAGTCTCCCAATTGTTCTCCTTGGTTAGTTGGGCAGAATGAAGATAATGGTTCTGTTTTCTCGCTGGAATCCAGTGTTTTCTGCAGCGACGAGCACCTGCATAAAAATCATTTAAACACCTTTATCATAAATgttggtggcagcagattcattCTGTCACATGAAACTCTGTTGTCCCACCCTGAAACACGGCTGGGGAAACTGGCTACATCTGAACAGGATTCTGTGCTGGAGCTATGCGATGATGCCAACTTTGTGGACAATGAGTATTTCTTTGACAGGAGTTCTCAGACATTCAAGTACATCATAAATTATTATAAAACTGGAAGATTGCATGTAAATGAAGAACTTTGTGCAATGTCTTTTTTGCAGGAAATTGAATACTGGGGAATAGATGAACTTAACATTGACATTTGCTGCCGAGACAAATATTACAGACGGAAAGAAATTAATGAAACTTTAGACATAAAGCGAGGTACAGAAACGATTCAGAATGAAGAGGAAGATTTCTCTGGGGTAATTTTTGAAAAACTAAGGCAAAAACTTTGGAACATGATGGAGAAACCTGACTCTTCAAAGCTAGCTAAAATATTTGGAATCCTTTCTGTAGCCTTTGTTCTCATTTCCATTGCAAACATGGCTCTCTTTTCCCTTGAATATACAGTTCTGGAACCCCCTTTATTGAACGCAGTTGAATATATTTGCATCACATGGTTCTCTGCAGAGTACTTACTGAGATTCTTATGTGTGAAAAACAAGTGCAAGTTCCTTAGGAGTCTGGTGAATATCATAGACCTCATTGCTGTGATCCCATTTTACATCACACTGCTGGTGGAGCAACTTTATGGAGGTTttacagaactggaaaatgtcggAAAAGTTGTCCAGATCCTAAGGTTGATGAGATCACTACGCATGTTGAAGCTTGGGAGACATTCAACCG GTCTGAAATCTCTAGGAATGACCGTCACTCTATGTTATGAAGAGGTTGGCTTACTCCTGCTTTTCCTGTCCGTGGGCATTTCTATTTTCTCAACAGTAGAGTACGCTGTGGAGCACACTGTCCCTGAGACCACGTTTTCTAGTGTTCCCTGTGCGTGGTGGTGGGCAACAACATCCATGACCACTGTGGGTTATGGGGATATCCGACCTGAAACCACTATCGGGAAGATAATTGCTTTTTTATGTATTTTGACTGGCATATTGGTCTTATCACTGCCCATAGCTATCATAAACGACAGGTTTTCCTCTTGCTACTTTACTCTGAAGATGAAAGACGCAGCTCTTCGACATCGTGATGCTTTGAAGAAGCTCACCAAGAATTCAGCTTTTGATTCTGTGGTCAACGTTAATTTGCGAGATATTTATGCCCGCAGCATTATGGAAATGTTGCGGATCAAGAACCGAGAAAGGGCAAGTACCAGAAGTAGTGCTGGAGATGACATGTGGTGA